In Spea bombifrons isolate aSpeBom1 chromosome 5, aSpeBom1.2.pri, whole genome shotgun sequence, the sequence GGCCAAAGGTATACTTCTGGGAACACCCAGCATTTGATAATTTCATTCCATGGCAGAATGGATGTGAAGGCCACTGAatcttgaattatttttttccgaTGAGATTTATCACTTGCGATATTCCTTACACAATGAATTGTTCATTAGAGAGACTAATAGAAATCTTgagtttaaacaaaatattttgggttGCCATACTTTTTGCCTTCAGCTACAAGTACAGATTTACATTCATATAAATCTTTTCTATTTCAATGAATAAGGGAAGATACACATCAAAAATACACTCACTGCGTAATATTCAATTCATAACAATACATACGAATTCAATtttgtaatgcattttaatgatttaacaCATAAATCAGACAGAATCTTTGTGTAAATGTTAGGTATCAGAACGTCCTTCGAGGATAAAACGTCCGATTTGCCCGACAACATTAAGTGACTTGTAATCTTTAAGAATGGCCTACAAAGAAACCATTAGACGAAATCCAATACATTTCCCCCAGTGATACTCCTAATCTGTTACAGAAAGCTAAAGTTTGACAAAAGTTTTTTAAATTCAGGGCACTCCTAGTAGCAGGACAGCACAGGTAGTAGTAGGGCTATCATATAAATAGAGGTACTCAAATTCACAATAATTGATATTATAGGCACTTTCTTCCTGCTAAATCTAGAGTTATTATAGCTAATAGCAGCATTGGAAATGACATCCCTAGTACTGCTGAATACCAATTCCCTAAGCAAGAATTATTTGTttcatcattaaaatattttgccccattcaagttttttggggggggatgaCCATTAAGGTcatatgacacaaaagcaagAATTGATAGGAAGTAGCCATAGAAGCAGAAATGGCTTCTTAAAAGATTGTCTTCTTTATACGCAATTAAATATTCAGAACAATAAAATAACTATGTTGGAGTTCATCTTCTTAATATACTAGAGAGCTTAATGAACGTTTTACCCAAGTGCAAAAGCAACTTCAATAATGTTAAGAGTTGAGATGTTTACGGCTTTTTGGGTTCAAACCACAGATTGTATTCTTAAAAACACGGATCCTAAACTGTTCACTGTTTCTGCCACGTGAGAGTAGCCTTGTCATTGCCTACAAAACATCAACGTTCAAAACATAACAGATTATGCGCATCTTAAAACACCAGGCATATTACGATAATTCTTATAAAGAAtacaaaggaagaaataaacCACTATTGAGTTACGCATTAGCTTTCCACAATGGCAGGCCATATCCTCACAAACATGAAATTAGACTATATTTTTATAGCAAAAGGTATATTTATGTGTGCGATATAGAACATTATTTCACATAAAcgcacacatacagatatatattatacgcacacaattatatacacacgcaaacttggatatattaaaaaaaagaagaacaaaaaacacatttttagccATTGATAAATACTTTGCAATTTGGTATCTCTAGTCTTTTGACAACAATCCattaaaatattggaaaatgCATATACACAGGGAATTCTAAAAACAGGAACTCGTGAGATGTATTAAATGCttagatcaggggtgtccaacctgcggccctccagctgctgcaggactacatctcccttAATGCTCCTTCAGataaggggctggctggggattatgggagatgtagtcctgcaggttggacacccctggcttaGATGATTGCACTTCCATTCTAGGATGGGTAGGATGTGGACCACTGGAACTGCCTCTTTAAGGAATTCAGCCTTGATGTGAAATGTTATGGGGATCTAAAAAGTATGGGTAGTTGTTGGAAACTTTTGGTGGATCTGTCAACCAAGAACCCTTTATGTTGAGCAATAAAAAAAGTTCTGCTAGTTTGTAACAAATTTTTAATAATTCAAAAGTACTTTTGTAAGCGGAGCagaacaaaaacacaacaataaAAGGGTCGTAGGTGCACGTATGCCGCCAAAATACCACTAGAATTAAAAGTTCAGGAAAGAATTTATTATCCATATCTAAAAACCCTCCCAAAGGCTTTAATTGTAACACAGTAGTTCTGaattgatataaatatattttatatcaatatCATCTTCATGTACACCTAAAATAAAGCTTCCAAAGACATACCCATAGCTCTGAGAAGCATTTGTCGGGTGGAAAATGCGGTCAAAGTTTGACCATGGAACAATGCACACTTCCCCTATCTTACAGTCtattaaaataactaaattgGAACGATTATGGCTTCAAACAAGTGAATCTTTGTGCACgagggagaaaaagaaacactGTCTTGGCAATGTGGTGCAGGCTCTTGTGGCACAAAATGAGATTAACTCCTACAAACAATCAAAAGTGCATGAAATATTCCCACTGGAATGCAATCAGACAGACGTTGGCAGGTAAATAATTTATGTTTGCCATAAGACCACTGTGTGTAGTGATTTCAAACGGGGTCAATCAGCTCCGATTTCAGATTTGACTTTTAGTTGATTTAACTAAAGTCTGATCACAAAGCAGCAGTTAGTGCGGTTCATTTTCCCAATCCTCGAACATGTAAACTTCCAGCACTGCCTTCAATGCACGGGAACAGTTCCATGAACTTAAAGACCCGCAGAATGAGTTTATTCTTTGCACAGGTAAATTAGACGCCTTCATCAGGATCTGCTACCTCAGCTACTTCAATTTCCGGCAGATGTTCCTCCCCGTGCAGGGGCTCCCAGCAGTTCTCTTGACTGTCTTTAGAAGAACTGACGGAAAGAACAAAGAATACAGTTatattgcaaaacaaacataGGCGCGTTGTAAATTGGTAAAATGATCcagtatatgtatgcatgcagtCAATACTTTAATGTAACTTTTTAGGTTGCCCAGCAGCTTGACGTTGCCCACCCTCCACGGCTTCTTCTTCTACCAGGGACAAATATCTGGGGCTGAGCTTTGAAAGCTTAGACATCACTGCTTCTGTCCCCTTGTGGGGATTCACAAAGTACTGAATAAGGGGCAATACGGTGACACATAAAAAGATTGTTCTCATCCATTATGTGATCAGACACAGAGATCTATGTCACCTGCGCTCACACAAAACCATCAGAAGCTCCAACTGGAGGACTGAATTGCCCCATCACAGGCAGATATGCTGGGTCTttcatcataaaacaaaacttaaAATTACACTGAGTTATTGCTCTCACAACTGCAAGAACAATGTTGGAAGAGTTTAACCAATGTTAAAATCGAGTTTGTGGAGGAGCCTTCTTTtattcactgttttttttctatgtcaCTGGAGAGCTCAACAAAATCTGCCATACAACAGAAATCTTGTAATAAGAACCGTTCGCAtcataagaaaacattttaggaACCTTTACATTAACAGTCAAACAATATCCGTCATATTAACAGAAGAGCATTGCTTGTAAGTGTTACCAGTTGTCAGTTGAGGCAGCCTGGTCAGCTTCTATGGCAGAGGACTCCACCTCTCCACTGCATTCGCTCTCCTCAGCCGAGTGCCGACGGCTGCTCCCCTGTCCTCCTGACATTTCCCTGCAAGAAGGCACTTCACATGTTAAGATGAGACAAACATGCAATAAAAAGACAGACATCAACAACAAAACTTTCAAATTGTTACGCCAACAGGAATGGTAAGACCAGCAACCGATCAGGGATTTTAATTTTGTCTACAAGATTTTTCTTCCTAATAAAAACAGCTCTTTCTCAAACAAGCCTTTAGTTTCTGGAAATCACACACCCAGAGGATACATAACTCCAGATAAGTGATCGATGTGTAGCGGGATGAAATATCTTAACATCTGCTTCCTAAGGGACCGTACCTCCACAGGTGGGGACTGACAAGGCTTACAATAGTTCTACTATCATAGAGAGATAGAAGTTTAGACGTTGACGGGGCTGACTCACGAATGGGAGGTAATAtaacaatcataaaaataagatatacaatgtaattttcttaaaaatcaAACCACTGCTAAAATATTCGTTTCCGTAACTAAAattgcagtaaaataaaaacatttaaaatgatttcaaaGTGCAGTTACCAGCAGCATTCAAATACGCTGTACTAAACATCTGCATTAAAATAGTGGGccaaagcaatgtttttttgatcatatatttatacacgaTAAAAAACTAATGTGGGGCAATgacaaaaatatagttttttaaataaagcgaTGCACAACTAGTGATTTTGCCCTATAACggcaaaacaaaatgaaataaaatccttgGCATATAGGATGGGGTCCAATTAAGGGgacattaatgaatatatttgttgtatttttccCCATTAGCTCTCACTTTGTCCAAATTATGTACATGGAaaactgtgaaaaagtattttcttaaattttttgattttctttaaaaacaaaaaaggttttaataaccccaaaaatgtcttatatttatgaatatgatttcaaaagatagccctacttgtgctgaaaaaacccAATACATAATTTGTGTGAGTTCAAAGAGGGACATTACGGCTGAACAGAGACAGCCCAACGTGCCGAGAAACAATAAACGGGAAAGAATAATTGTGCAAATCCTCACAATAGAAACAGCACAGTTTCCATAAATATAATTCAATCTGCAAGCATCGTTATATTGGTTTAATCAATATACTAACCTGCAAGATTAGTATCTAATATTAAATATGACCTTTCTGATCAAAGatcttacaaaaaatatatattttatgctagCTGAGAGAACAAGAGAATTAAAACCAATGACTCCCAAGAACGGCGTTCAGATGATATGGAAAATGACTCACTGTATCCGGGTTTCCAATGCCTGTATCTGTACCTGCTTCTCATTTAATAATCTCTTTAACATTTCAAGCTCCTTCTGTTTATCTGAAAGATCCCGTTGGAGCCTGTAATTTGTTTCTTCCAAAGTTTCACAAAAGGCCTGAAAacgcaagacaaaaaaaaaagcactggtTAGCTGAAGTCCAAAAAGGCAGCGAAAGAACGTTTATGTTTCTCATATTTAATAAGACAAGAAGGACTTattataaaaaaggcaaaatggaaaaataactgTTGAATGATATTCATATTTACGTACTCTGCTTTCTTCTAAACTATCGAAAGGACCAGGTGGATCGTCCAAGCAAAGAAAAAGTCTCACAGCGGCACTAAAATTAAAAGGACATAATCAGCTGAGTGCCTCAATGGCAAGAGagaacagtatatataaaatataatgcattGCTCAGTGGAAAATAGATTTACTGTTTACAAAATCTAACCAGTGAAACTGAAACAACATAATTGTAGACGTAGTTGGAAACGGAATTTGCTGGTTACTTGTTAAGCGCCCAGGAGACTGCGGCCCCCAGAGTCACAACAGCATAGAATGAATATGCTTGTTTGTGATCGAGCAATTATTCATGAATTTCCCACTGTAAGGCCTTTATACTTCTTGTGCTACATTGTCCTTTGGGCACGCATTTCCAAGTGACCTATTTCAACCTCCATGGTGCCTGAATGCATCAAACCAAACAGGACCATCTGCTATACAAGAACAGCTAAACGGGGTCTGAGGAACATACAAAAGGATATGGAATCTCTAAAtctctctttaaccccttaaggacaataggggttattactcgtagtatattgtgggacaatggctattttaacatttttcggtgttactgtttagctgtgattttcttctttctcatttcatgctcccacacatattatatattgtttttttcaggacaaacagggctttctttagataccattaattttgtcatatcatctaatttactataaaaaaaatgataaaatatggggattttttgttaaaaaattactttttctcactttttaaacaaaaaacttttactcatctgcaaaaacgaatgaaaaaacctgctaaatagattctactatttgtcctgagtttagaaatacccaatgtttttatgtttttttgcttttttctgcacgttatggggcaataagtacaggtagcgttttgctatttcaaaacctttttttccaaatctggtaattcttccccccatgtgccatttcgggtatctttgaagccggccaatgcaatttaccccatcaagtcatatatttttaaaaactagacaccccaaggtatttcacatgctggtaatttaaccctttccatgcactaattttaccaccagcctttgtgaaactttatggtagtaaatttttttgtatttttttcacacacgttgtacttcaggtataaatttatcgctcctggtatatgtccctgtcaaacaacaccccaatatgtgttcagtaacatctcctgagcgcagtgataccccacatgcatgggtttgttgggttatttgggaggtaaaaggccgcctttgtgaggtgtgtattttttggccattcagacatctgatcctactgcccccatgtcccatatttgggacacctttgaacccggccaattcaatttaccccatccactcatgcattttttaatacgagacaccctatgggcatttgtaatgccaatattttaactctttccatgctggaatttttgtaaagataaagaattttaggacttgcttattaatttatttttttttttttggtgacagtggggatttttatatgttaccatattatttttatttttttaaacattttttaaattttttttttttaaatttttaaaaaaaaatttttttttttttttactaatcactcattagtgagctgggctccattgaccttgcatggttggatgcagtacctgcattcaacctgcaggaggagctcgagagttcacaagagggtctggatagaccctctgaactcagatctattgttaatgccatcctgtgaatgacggcaacgtcatttacaggatggcacttgtggttgctcttcggagcaatcacaaggcgatcgggggtcgggggctagtgttgctgatatgcctcgatatcgaggcatgtcagtaacaccatttatgcttaggaagcgattccgatcgcttcctaagctgttttagccgggcgccgccgcgatctttcatgatcggtgcggcggcggccatttttcttccggggagggctgccgagggctgccctccccggatccacggtcagcctcacttgggaggcttccgtggatgctgcaaagccgccgatcgcggcgaaaacgccgcgatcgcggcgatgcagctatttaacggcagcccgtacatgtacgggcattgtcgttaaccccttgcacggcaaccccgtacatgtacgtggattgtcgttaaggggttaaagagatgCAATCATCAAAATTCAAAGCGGTAAAAACCAATAGCAGAtttcatattgttttaaaaaagacataaaaagaaTGCCATAAATTATTCAAAAACATTTGTGAGAGCATCATTTCAGACCTGGAATCCACTaatcaagaaagaaaaaaaactattgatgGGAAAGTACAAGATTAGCAGGTCGGAATAGAAGCCAGAATACATAATGGATGTTCCAGAAATGTAtccattatttaacatttttgcttgGTCCTTTCAAACGCAGAAGTCGCCAATATTTACCATTTGCCTTAACTGAGATATCATCTGGCCTGGGAGGCAATGGACGGTGCGACCTTTGTCAACAGAAAGCTGCTGGtgagggagtatgtatgtatgcaaatgtatgtatgttagaatgcatgaatgtgtgtgtgcatgaatgtgcatgtgtaagtgtgtatgttagcatggatTTATAGGTGTAGGGCATGTGTAGAGAGTATGTCTTAGCAagggtgtgtgttagcattatgGGGTAGGCATGTgttagtatgcatgtgtgttagcaagagtatgctagtgtgtatgtgagtaacATGGAGCGGGCGGCAAGGGGCTGATTCAAATGAATGGGGAAATGTTTTGGGAAAATAACAGAGGGTTTAAAGATCAgattcacattttcttttaaagggacagcccaaTACATTGGTAACCCAGGTTCTTGGTGCGAACAGAAACTTGTATGGGAAGAAATGTTTCCTAACTTAAGCCACCTGTGTGGTTTCAAAGTATACATATGTCTCAGGgaacaaaatatgaaaagaaaaaatatcgcCAGAGCTATGTATGGTACCAATTTGCGATGTCCTTGTGGGCCACCAAGTTCTGCAGAAACGCTTGTAAACCCAACTGCCGTTCTTCTAGGAAGTCATAGTTGTAGTTGTCTTTAAACCAGCGTTTGGGTGGAAGAGCCAGTCTAAATCCTGGAAACATTTCCTTCAGCTAaaggcaaaaaacaaaacacaacattttaaatggatgCCATCCCTGAGTCAACCAAAGTCAACCATTTCcaccatgagaatattaaaCCGGCACATCGGACAATTCAGCTTCCGCTATGTTTAAAACCTTAATACATTTTACCTTAGAAGGGCAAACTGTTATTGCGTGAAATTTGGgaaatcattattaaatttaataaaatcagtggttttaactttttccaaCAATTTACAAGGAAAACTGaagcatgggggggggcagtgggcTGCAGCATCTACAAGTCCTTACATAGGTGAGGCTGTATGGGACGCCAGAAACGTGGTTTCTTTAACCAGCCTATTGCATCTGGTTTCATTCCTTCCTAGCACCATCTGGAGGACATACCACCAGCTGAGAATACTGACTGTAATAACACATGCCTGTAAACACTTATTAAACATACCGAGGTACAGTGACCTAATCTACAAGAACAAAGCCAGCAGGCTGTTAGTGAATACCCACCTAATCAGCGGGTAGAGTGCTCACGTTTTAACGGGTTAATCTTAAACTGGTTGTTTGCCTCCTTTATGAAATCATAGGTGAGACAGCTTTACTTATTGTTTGAACGCCACAAGATAATTATTATATCTGGCATTATCTGCATATAAAAGCTgtattaaaaatggatataaaTGTCAATATAGTTtgttcacacaaatttacaagGCGACCAGGGCTCCGTAACCCTGAAGAGAATGCTATACATGTACAGAAAGTCTTGCTGCCTATATATTTGCACAAAAGCCAAGTTTTGCAAACACCAGTTGATTGTTCTAAGCCTTCTAtacaatagcattaaaatgaatatagcAGTGTTATTTGATATGGGATTAAGAAATAACATCTTGTGTGCATCAGAAAGGCTGTGTGTAAAATAATGCTCTCTGCGTTACATATTCTAAAGAGGTTTTCTGCCCGAGGCATAGATGCAGGGCTTTCTGGACTAAGTAAGTGGCAAGTGCTCAGGCGTCAGCAGGGGCTACTCAAACCGACCCCATAATATTcggattgtttttgtttatgctGCTGCCAACACCGCTCTATCGTTCCAGGACAGCTATTTGCTGGCAATAACTGCTTAGTTGGGGAAAGTCAACACTAATCACTGGCCAGAGATCAGAGGAGGGGGCATGGAGAAGAGGACTGCTGATTATAACGTTTTAAGGCTAGTTCAATGAAGGTAGTACAATGGGCCGATGTGTCATATGGCATTCACAACAGTTTAGGAGGCTGATTTTCCTACATGGGGACTCTCCAGATTTGAGTGGGTTTTCGGGTCagtctcttctttctctgggcagaggAGGTGTGCTTAGCCACGTCCACTCTCCAGCCAGTTACCCTCCCATTCACAACTTATTCAATGCTATCTAGGGCTAACCATGCCCTTGCTCACACCTAGCCCCCCTCCCATATGAAGACATTCTCATAGAAGAGGGAGAGAGCTCAGGGTAGCCAGAGCTGGGAGGTTCCCAAGTTTGCTTCATTTCAATCAATGGCACCTCCACAGTActtatcacaatatatattatgtcaATTAAACTATGTAGGAACGTGCATACATAGGCAACAAATATGGGTACAACCAATTCAAGATACCATTTTAGCCGAGTTTGTTTGTTGAATTTGCCATCTTCTGTGTGTAGCCAAGAACCAACCACTGCACCCAGTAATCATGACCACGTCAGCAGGTCTTCTGAAGAAAGGGCCTTTGAGACCACGCAAGCTGCTATTACTCTACCTCTCACCATATTGGTTCATTAAGAAGTATAAACAACATATTTAGACCTAATGTACAAAGGCTAAAAAACAATAACTTATGGAGAGGTGTCTTTAAAGGGCAagccatgttttattatttttcctcctATAAGATGCATAGAGATAAAATGCTAATTTGTTTCCTTACCTTGTCATTAAGTCTTGAAAAATCTGTATACCTTCTGAACACAACCCAACTCTCCTCTGGGCTTTTTTTAACTAAGACCTTGTAAACCTGCCAAGCAGA encodes:
- the SNX16 gene encoding sorting nexin-16, with product MATPFVPVPLPMGSSSSTNVASRSQRRCSLGSTSTSSTSSKDPQEEPNPSSYKKMSVPDQVSCTSSACSSPLIRTKFDSSVEYNTRPGTSDHIADGSDLEERPSTPTILGYEVMEERAKFTVYKVLVKKSPEESWVVFRRYTDFSRLNDKLKEMFPGFRLALPPKRWFKDNYNYDFLEERQLGLQAFLQNLVAHKDIANCAAVRLFLCLDDPPGPFDSLEESRAFCETLEETNYRLQRDLSDKQKELEMLKRLLNEKQVQIQALETRIQEMSGGQGSSRRHSAEESECSGEVESSAIEADQAASTDNCSSKDSQENCWEPLHGEEHLPEIEVAEVADPDEGV